The Blastomonas fulva genome contains a region encoding:
- a CDS encoding LVIVD repeat-containing protein, which produces MQFWRTDRARGNALAFNLGAFNWKLLLASLLLITFAALPADQLLASGKEKAQKVKYTFTAPAPENQEWAEADAKSAGCQSCHTASDHKTMHASPAVVLGCTDCHGGDATIMGDNNWGRDSLPYQDALLKSHVLPKYPVAWKWPSSANPQRSYALLAKEAPEFIRFVNPSDYRVVRESCGACHIEIIEASERSLMATGAMLWGGAAYNNGIVPFKNYMFGEAFTRDGKPAMIKSAATEPGAAHGTVTAAEKARGALPVMYPLPTWHILPPGDIFRVFERGGRNINSQFPEIGLPNTGGIIQRLEEPGRPDLKQSNRGPGTGLRVAVPVINIHKTRLNDPFLWQMGTNDQPGDYRASGCAACHVVYANDREPRHSLIYAKYGRDGQTITDDPTINALTEGQKRPGRYGDYDAAEHHEEHGGAGGHGGDHGTTLAEGAGEHGASHGDGHAAKDTHAQKAAFKEKGHPLKHAFTRAIPTAQCMNCHMHQPNIFLNSYLGYTMWDYESDAPLMWPGPENRAPKPEGMSEEEYQRVYKRQHYPTAEEVRATLDRNPEGASARGLWSDIDFVRNVYDLNTEAKDTQFADYHGHGWNFRAILKRDRKGNLLDAEGNMATWGTDTANMVSPDDPEKFRKAGEGKFVPVGTNPGKAVHMMDIHAELGMQCVDCHFSQDGHGNGLIYGEVANAVEIGCKDCHGTPDAYPTLFTSNLAARPKGNNLSLIRNPDGQRRFEWMKDATGKRVLIQRSVLDPELSWQVSLVKDAVDPASPDFNHKAARSKLMAKQGADTGKYSFGPQVAKADRAHNTEEMACFTCHLSWTTSCGGCHLPIEANWKAKVHKYEEDETRNYATYNPQVARDEMFQIGRHQTSKGNIIAPIRSTSALILSSTNINRERIYVQQPPISAPGFSSQAFAPHFPHTVRKTETKQCSDCHLSEANDNNAVMSQLLLLGTNFVNFVGLNSWFGLEGGFEAVRVTEWDEPQAVIGSYLHRYAYPDYYKLHVEKNGRELKNWSRGPIFDDKFSGETYAREEFANVVQGTDGRVNCLQNRGEYMFVAEGRGGFRAYDIASIGNKGFSERIIRAPFSSLGHDTHVKTTNATCMAIATTQPIAPSRNTPTMREANQEQPFRAVYHYAFVTDSVEGLIAVNIDTLADGEFRNNFFKRTLTWNPDNVLKGARHITLAGDFAYITADAGLVVVRLADEPPTNAPRDFDYSKLNPQLMAVLPLQDARASAVQFRYLWVTDADGIKLFDITRLEAPVAVPSGTVRLADARKLYLARTFAYVAAKQDGLVIIDMTNPEAPREYMRYNAGGQLNDAEDVIVGSTNATLFAYVADGRNGMKVLQLTSPSSQPNFYGFSPDPRPDLIAWTGTPTPAIAVAKGLDRDRGVDESGGQMAIFGRLGSRPFTRSEMEKLFLNRSGKPYKVSDTVTMADWMGPRPAMLAARGN; this is translated from the coding sequence ATGCAATTCTGGCGTACTGATCGGGCGCGCGGCAACGCGCTGGCCTTCAATTTGGGGGCCTTCAACTGGAAGCTGCTGCTGGCGAGCCTGCTGCTCATCACCTTCGCTGCGCTGCCCGCTGATCAGTTGCTCGCCTCAGGCAAGGAAAAGGCGCAGAAGGTCAAATACACCTTCACCGCGCCCGCGCCCGAGAACCAGGAATGGGCCGAGGCCGACGCCAAGAGCGCAGGCTGCCAGTCTTGCCACACCGCCAGCGACCACAAGACGATGCACGCATCGCCTGCGGTCGTGCTGGGCTGCACCGATTGCCATGGCGGCGATGCGACCATCATGGGCGACAACAATTGGGGCCGCGACAGCCTGCCCTATCAGGACGCGCTGCTGAAGAGCCACGTCCTGCCCAAATATCCGGTGGCGTGGAAATGGCCATCCTCGGCCAATCCCCAGCGCTCCTACGCGCTGCTCGCCAAGGAAGCGCCCGAGTTCATCCGCTTCGTCAACCCGTCCGATTACCGCGTTGTGCGCGAATCGTGCGGTGCCTGTCATATCGAGATCATCGAGGCATCCGAGCGCTCGCTGATGGCGACGGGCGCGATGCTGTGGGGCGGGGCGGCGTACAACAACGGAATCGTACCGTTCAAGAACTACATGTTCGGGGAGGCGTTCACCCGCGACGGCAAGCCTGCGATGATCAAGTCTGCGGCGACCGAGCCGGGCGCGGCGCATGGCACGGTGACCGCGGCGGAAAAGGCGCGCGGTGCGCTGCCGGTGATGTACCCACTGCCGACATGGCACATCCTGCCGCCGGGCGACATCTTCCGCGTGTTCGAGCGTGGCGGACGCAACATCAACTCGCAATTCCCGGAAATCGGCCTGCCCAACACCGGCGGCATCATCCAGCGTCTGGAAGAGCCGGGCCGCCCCGATCTCAAGCAGTCGAACCGCGGACCCGGCACCGGCCTGCGCGTCGCGGTGCCGGTAATCAACATCCACAAGACCCGCCTCAACGATCCGTTCCTGTGGCAGATGGGCACCAACGACCAGCCGGGCGACTATCGCGCATCGGGCTGCGCGGCGTGCCACGTCGTCTATGCCAACGACCGCGAACCGCGGCACAGCCTGATCTATGCAAAATACGGCCGCGACGGCCAGACGATCACCGACGATCCGACGATCAACGCGCTGACCGAGGGGCAGAAGCGCCCCGGTCGCTATGGCGACTATGACGCCGCCGAGCATCACGAAGAGCATGGCGGCGCAGGCGGTCATGGCGGCGACCATGGCACCACCTTGGCCGAAGGCGCGGGCGAGCACGGCGCGTCGCATGGTGATGGCCATGCCGCCAAGGATACGCACGCCCAGAAAGCCGCGTTCAAGGAAAAGGGCCATCCGCTCAAGCATGCTTTCACCCGCGCGATCCCGACCGCGCAGTGCATGAACTGCCACATGCACCAGCCCAACATCTTCCTGAACAGCTATCTTGGCTACACGATGTGGGATTATGAATCGGACGCGCCATTGATGTGGCCGGGGCCGGAGAACCGTGCGCCCAAGCCCGAGGGCATGTCGGAAGAAGAGTATCAGCGCGTCTACAAGCGCCAGCATTATCCCACCGCCGAGGAAGTGCGCGCGACGCTGGACCGCAATCCCGAAGGCGCCTCGGCGCGCGGCCTGTGGTCGGACATCGATTTCGTCCGCAATGTCTACGATCTCAACACCGAGGCCAAGGACACCCAGTTTGCCGACTATCACGGTCATGGCTGGAACTTCCGCGCGATCCTGAAGCGCGACCGCAAGGGCAATCTGCTCGATGCGGAAGGCAATATGGCGACCTGGGGCACCGACACCGCCAACATGGTGTCGCCCGACGATCCCGAGAAATTCCGCAAGGCGGGCGAGGGCAAGTTCGTCCCCGTCGGCACCAACCCCGGCAAGGCGGTCCACATGATGGACATCCATGCCGAGCTTGGCATGCAGTGCGTCGATTGCCACTTCAGCCAGGACGGGCACGGCAACGGCCTGATCTATGGCGAGGTCGCCAATGCGGTCGAAATCGGCTGCAAGGACTGCCACGGCACCCCCGATGCCTACCCGACGCTGTTCACCTCGAACCTCGCCGCGCGGCCCAAGGGCAACAATCTGTCGCTGATCCGCAATCCCGATGGCCAGCGCCGCTTCGAATGGATGAAGGACGCGACCGGCAAGCGCGTTCTGATCCAGCGCTCGGTGCTCGATCCGGAACTGTCCTGGCAGGTGAGCCTGGTCAAGGATGCGGTCGACCCCGCCAGCCCCGATTTCAACCACAAGGCCGCGCGCTCGAAGCTGATGGCCAAGCAGGGTGCGGACACCGGCAAGTACAGCTTCGGTCCACAGGTCGCCAAGGCCGACCGCGCGCACAACACCGAAGAGATGGCGTGCTTCACCTGCCATCTCAGCTGGACGACATCGTGCGGCGGCTGCCATCTGCCGATCGAGGCCAACTGGAAGGCCAAGGTCCACAAATACGAGGAAGACGAGACGCGCAATTATGCGACCTACAATCCGCAGGTCGCGCGTGACGAGATGTTCCAGATCGGTCGCCACCAGACCAGCAAGGGCAACATCATCGCGCCGATCCGCTCGACCTCGGCGCTTATCCTGTCGTCGACCAACATCAACCGCGAACGCATCTATGTGCAGCAGCCGCCGATCTCGGCGCCCGGCTTCTCGTCACAGGCGTTTGCGCCGCACTTCCCGCACACGGTGCGCAAGACCGAGACCAAGCAGTGTTCGGACTGCCATCTGAGCGAGGCGAACGACAACAATGCCGTGATGTCGCAGCTGCTGCTGCTCGGCACCAACTTCGTCAACTTCGTGGGGCTCAACAGCTGGTTCGGGCTCGAAGGCGGCTTCGAGGCGGTGCGCGTCACCGAATGGGACGAGCCGCAGGCGGTGATCGGATCGTATCTCCACCGCTACGCCTATCCCGATTACTACAAATTGCACGTCGAGAAGAACGGCCGAGAGCTCAAGAACTGGAGCCGGGGTCCGATCTTCGACGACAAGTTCTCGGGCGAAACCTATGCGCGCGAAGAGTTCGCCAATGTCGTGCAGGGCACCGACGGCCGGGTGAACTGCCTGCAGAACCGCGGCGAATACATGTTTGTGGCAGAGGGCAGGGGCGGTTTCCGCGCCTATGACATCGCCTCGATCGGCAACAAGGGCTTTTCCGAACGCATCATACGCGCGCCGTTCTCGTCGCTGGGGCATGACACGCATGTGAAGACCACCAACGCCACCTGCATGGCAATCGCCACTACCCAGCCGATTGCACCCAGCCGCAACACGCCGACGATGCGCGAGGCCAACCAGGAACAGCCGTTCCGCGCGGTCTATCACTACGCCTTCGTCACCGACAGCGTCGAAGGGCTGATCGCGGTCAACATCGATACGCTGGCCGATGGCGAATTCCGCAACAACTTCTTCAAGCGGACGCTGACGTGGAACCCGGACAATGTGCTCAAGGGCGCGCGCCACATCACGCTGGCCGGTGACTTTGCCTATATCACCGCCGATGCCGGGCTCGTCGTGGTGCGGCTGGCGGATGAACCGCCCACTAATGCCCCGCGCGATTTCGATTACTCCAAGCTCAACCCGCAACTGATGGCGGTGCTGCCGCTTCAGGATGCGCGCGCGAGCGCGGTGCAGTTCCGCTATCTGTGGGTGACCGATGCAGACGGCATCAAGCTGTTCGACATCACCCGGCTGGAAGCGCCCGTTGCAGTGCCATCTGGCACGGTCCGGCTGGCGGATGCACGCAAGCTCTATCTCGCGCGCACATTCGCCTATGTCGCGGCCAAGCAGGACGGGCTCGTCATTATCGACATGACCAACCCGGAAGCGCCGCGCGAGTACATGCGTTACAACGCCGGCGGTCAGCTCAATGATGCCGAGGACGTGATCGTGGGCTCCACCAACGCGACACTGTTCGCCTATGTCGCCGATGGACGTAACGGGATGAAAGTGCTGCAGCTGACATCGCCATCGAGCCAGCCCAATTTCTACGGTTTCTCGCCGGATCCGAGGCCCGACCTGATCGCCTGGACCGGAACGCCGACCCCGGCGATCGCCGTCGCCAAGGGGCTCGATCGCGACCGCGGCGTGGACGAATCGGGCGGCCAGATGGCGATCTTCGGACGGCTGGGCTCGCGACCCTTCACCCGGTCCGAGATGGAGAAGCTTTTCCTGAACAGAAGCGGCAAGCCCTACAAGGTCAGCGATACCGTCACGATGGCCGACTGGATGGGGCCGCGCCCTGCGATGCTGGCCGCCAGAGGAAACTAG
- a CDS encoding S24 family peptidase: MDTDDVRRTLEALIEARGLSFAGVSQLLGKNPSYVQQFIRRGSPKRLDERDRRLLAQFFGVSEQQLGAPDDAMPAPRRGGLPVRQGLQRTGAARGLPSRMRLIPRLAVGASAGAGALPDNEAPLAEIAFDEAWLRRLGAGSDAVTMIQVEGDSMAPTLSDGDDILVATHQGAAPRRRDGIHVLRMDDALIVKRLAFRPDGRLSVTSDNALYPSYPDVAPDGVSIVGRVIWAGRRV; the protein is encoded by the coding sequence ATGGACACAGACGACGTTCGCCGGACGCTGGAGGCGCTAATAGAGGCGCGGGGGCTGAGCTTTGCCGGCGTTTCGCAGCTGCTCGGCAAGAACCCGTCCTACGTCCAGCAGTTCATCCGCCGGGGCAGTCCCAAGCGCCTCGACGAGCGCGACCGGCGGCTGCTGGCGCAGTTCTTCGGCGTGTCCGAACAGCAATTGGGCGCGCCCGATGATGCTATGCCCGCGCCGCGCCGCGGCGGGCTTCCCGTCCGTCAGGGTCTGCAACGCACAGGCGCCGCGCGCGGTCTTCCATCGCGGATGCGGCTGATCCCCCGGCTGGCGGTCGGCGCCTCGGCGGGGGCAGGGGCCTTGCCGGACAACGAAGCCCCGCTCGCCGAGATCGCGTTCGACGAGGCCTGGCTCCGGCGGCTGGGCGCGGGATCGGATGCGGTAACGATGATCCAGGTCGAAGGTGATTCGATGGCGCCGACGCTCAGCGATGGCGACGACATCCTCGTCGCAACGCATCAGGGCGCTGCCCCGCGCCGCCGCGATGGCATCCATGTGCTGCGCATGGACGACGCGCTGATCGTCAAGCGGCTGGCATTCCGTCCGGATGGGCGGTTATCGGTGACGTCGGACAATGCGCTCTACCCCAGCTATCCGGACGTTGCGCCGGACGGCGTCAGCATTGTCGGGAGAGTGATCTGGGCCGGGCGGCGGGTTTGA
- a CDS encoding MBL fold metallo-hydrolase codes for MTDTSANPAQPPLRAAIIPVTPLQQNCTLMWCTQTMKGALIDPGGDLPKLKAAVAQAGVTLEKLLVTHGHIDHCGETGTLAKELGLTIEGPHEEDRFWISRLDDDGRNYGIAGAVFEPDRWLKDGDTVTVGNLVLDVIHCPGHTPGHIVFHHAPSKLAIVGDVIFQGSIGRTDFPRGNHQDLIDSITQKLWPLGNETVFVPGHGPTSNFGFERQRNGFVADHVLA; via the coding sequence ATGACCGACACCTCCGCCAATCCAGCCCAGCCGCCGCTTCGCGCCGCGATCATCCCCGTGACGCCGCTGCAGCAGAACTGTACTCTGATGTGGTGCACGCAGACGATGAAGGGCGCGCTGATCGATCCGGGTGGCGATCTGCCCAAGCTCAAGGCCGCGGTGGCACAGGCCGGGGTGACGCTGGAAAAGTTGCTGGTGACGCATGGCCATATCGACCATTGCGGCGAGACCGGCACGCTGGCGAAGGAGCTAGGCCTGACCATCGAGGGGCCGCACGAGGAAGACCGGTTCTGGATCTCGCGGTTGGACGATGACGGCCGCAATTACGGGATCGCAGGCGCGGTGTTCGAGCCTGATCGCTGGCTCAAGGATGGCGATACCGTCACGGTCGGCAATCTGGTGCTCGATGTCATCCATTGCCCGGGGCACACGCCGGGGCACATTGTCTTCCACCACGCGCCATCGAAGCTGGCGATCGTCGGCGACGTGATCTTCCAGGGATCGATCGGCCGCACCGACTTTCCGCGCGGCAACCACCAGGACCTGATCGATTCGATCACGCAGAAGCTGTGGCCGCTGGGCAACGAGACGGTGTTCGTTCCGGGGCACGGTCCGACCAGCAACTTCGGCTTCGAGCGCCAGCGCAACGGGTTCGTTGCGGATCACGTGCTGGCGTAA
- a CDS encoding MAPEG family protein: MNLPLTLTMAAAAGLINIWLAIRIGQVRTSQKVSVGDGGNEFVIRRMRAQANFVEFTPFVLILIAGLEASGFAATWMWVVGVIYMIGRLAHGLGMDGGAFKLGRMIGTLTTLLTLLGLSGYAVYVASVLPVA; encoded by the coding sequence ATGAACCTGCCGCTGACACTGACCATGGCCGCTGCCGCCGGACTGATCAACATCTGGCTCGCTATCCGCATCGGCCAGGTGCGCACCAGCCAGAAGGTGAGCGTGGGCGATGGCGGCAACGAGTTCGTGATCCGCCGCATGCGCGCGCAGGCCAATTTCGTCGAGTTCACCCCCTTCGTGCTGATCCTGATCGCCGGCCTCGAAGCCTCGGGCTTTGCCGCGACCTGGATGTGGGTGGTAGGCGTTATCTACATGATCGGACGGCTTGCGCACGGCCTGGGCATGGATGGCGGCGCGTTCAAGCTGGGCCGCATGATCGGCACGCTGACCACGTTGCTGACGCTGCTCGGGCTGTCGGGCTATGCGGTTTATGTGGCGAGCGTGCTGCCGGTGGCGTGA
- the rpmF gene encoding 50S ribosomal protein L32, with translation MAVPKRKTSPSKRGMRRSHDSLTVDAFSECSNCGELKRPHHVCGACGHYNGREVLAVA, from the coding sequence ATGGCTGTTCCTAAAAGAAAAACCTCACCCTCCAAGCGCGGCATGCGTCGCAGCCACGATTCGCTGACCGTCGATGCGTTCAGCGAATGCTCTAACTGTGGTGAACTGAAGCGCCCGCACCATGTTTGCGGCGCATGCGGCCATTATAACGGCCGTGAGGTGCTTGCAGTCGCCTGA
- the plsX gene encoding phosphate acyltransferase PlsX: MKPRIAIDAMGGDEGVRVMLGGAAEARHRHERFTFLLVGDEKQIKAGLDNHPNLRAASEILHTDEVVRGEDKPSQALRKSKNSSMGLAIQAVKSGEVGAAVSAGNTGALMAMAKLALRTMPGIDRPALAALLPTLEDTDLVMLDLGANTDCDARNLVQFAVMGAVYSQIIFGFEKPRTRLLNIGTEDSKGTDALRDAAAALRTATHLPMDFQGFTEADKISRGDIDVLVTDGFSGNIALKSLEGTARFVTDLLKRSFQSSLRSKIGFLISRPATDLLRHHLDPNNHNGAVFLGLNGVVVKSHGSASIKGVANAVEVAARLVEDNITQRIGDVLKDFDTSAIASNGASTNGSGESPK, encoded by the coding sequence ATGAAGCCGCGGATCGCGATTGATGCGATGGGCGGTGATGAAGGCGTGCGCGTGATGCTGGGGGGTGCTGCAGAGGCACGCCATAGGCACGAGCGCTTTACCTTCTTGCTGGTCGGGGATGAAAAGCAGATCAAGGCGGGGCTGGACAACCACCCCAATTTGCGCGCTGCGTCCGAAATCCTGCACACCGACGAGGTCGTGCGGGGCGAGGACAAGCCGAGCCAGGCGCTGCGGAAATCCAAGAATTCATCCATGGGCCTGGCGATCCAGGCCGTGAAGTCGGGCGAGGTCGGCGCTGCGGTCAGCGCCGGCAACACCGGTGCGCTGATGGCGATGGCCAAGCTTGCCCTGCGCACCATGCCGGGGATCGACCGGCCCGCGCTCGCCGCGTTGCTGCCCACGCTGGAAGACACAGATCTGGTGATGCTGGATCTGGGCGCCAACACCGATTGCGATGCCCGCAATCTGGTCCAGTTCGCGGTCATGGGCGCTGTCTATTCGCAGATCATCTTCGGCTTCGAAAAGCCGCGCACCCGGCTGCTCAACATCGGCACCGAGGATTCCAAGGGCACCGATGCGCTGCGCGATGCCGCTGCCGCGCTGCGCACCGCCACACACCTGCCGATGGATTTCCAGGGCTTTACCGAAGCGGACAAGATTTCGCGCGGCGATATCGATGTCCTGGTGACCGACGGCTTTTCGGGCAACATCGCGCTCAAGTCGCTCGAGGGCACCGCGCGCTTCGTGACCGACCTGCTCAAGCGGAGCTTCCAGTCGTCGCTGCGCTCGAAGATCGGCTTCCTGATCTCGCGCCCCGCGACCGATCTGCTGCGGCATCACCTCGATCCCAACAACCACAACGGCGCGGTTTTTCTGGGGCTCAACGGCGTGGTCGTCAAAAGCCATGGCTCGGCCAGCATCAAGGGCGTGGCCAATGCGGTGGAAGTCGCGGCGCGCCTGGTGGAAGACAACATCACCCAGCGGATCGGCGATGTCCTGAAGGACTTCGATACCAGCGCCATCGCCAGCAACGGCGCAAGCACCAACGGATCGGGCGAATCACCGAAATGA
- a CDS encoding beta-ketoacyl-ACP synthase III, with amino-acid sequence MTQQTPAERCVILGTGSQLPARRVSNAELAETVDTSDDWITERTGIKFRYLAGPDETTSTLAIGAARAALDAAGLQGSDVDLIVLATATPDHTFPATATKVQAAIGMVGGIAFDVAAVCSGFLYALSVADSMLRTGMARRALVIGAETFSRILDWEDRGTCVLFGDGAGAVVLGLETAAEGDTAPRGILATQLHSDGRHHDLLYVDGGPSTTGTVGKVRMRGREVFRHAVVNLAEVMEQVMKPLGLTSADIDWVVPHQANARILDATARKLGLPPEKVVITVDQHANTSAASVPLALDTAVRDGRIRRGDLMVLEAMGGGLTWGAAVIRY; translated from the coding sequence ATGACCCAACAGACCCCGGCCGAACGCTGTGTCATCCTGGGCACGGGATCTCAGCTGCCTGCGCGGCGGGTATCCAACGCCGAACTGGCCGAGACCGTCGACACCTCGGACGACTGGATCACCGAGCGTACCGGGATCAAGTTCCGCTATCTCGCAGGGCCGGACGAGACCACTTCGACGCTGGCGATCGGCGCTGCGCGCGCTGCGCTTGATGCTGCCGGTCTGCAGGGCTCGGATGTCGACCTCATCGTGCTGGCCACCGCGACGCCCGACCACACCTTTCCCGCCACCGCGACCAAGGTTCAGGCGGCAATCGGCATGGTGGGCGGTATCGCCTTCGATGTCGCGGCGGTCTGTTCGGGCTTCCTCTATGCCCTGAGCGTCGCCGACAGCATGCTGCGCACCGGCATGGCGCGCCGCGCGCTGGTGATTGGCGCGGAAACCTTCAGCCGCATTCTCGACTGGGAAGACCGTGGCACCTGCGTGCTGTTCGGCGATGGCGCGGGCGCCGTGGTGCTGGGGCTGGAAACCGCCGCCGAGGGCGATACCGCTCCGCGCGGCATTCTGGCCACGCAATTGCATTCCGATGGCCGCCATCATGATCTGCTGTATGTCGATGGCGGACCTTCCACCACCGGCACCGTCGGCAAGGTGCGGATGCGCGGACGCGAAGTGTTCCGCCACGCCGTGGTCAATCTGGCCGAGGTGATGGAGCAGGTGATGAAGCCGTTGGGCCTCACCAGCGCCGATATCGACTGGGTGGTGCCGCACCAGGCCAATGCCCGCATCCTCGATGCCACCGCGCGCAAGCTGGGCCTGCCGCCCGAAAAGGTGGTGATCACCGTCGACCAGCACGCCAACACCTCCGCCGCCTCGGTCCCGCTGGCGCTCGACACTGCGGTGCGCGACGGCCGCATCCGGCGCGGCGACCTGATGGTGCTGGAAGCCATGGGTGGCGGGCTGACCTGGGGCGCTGCGGTGATCCGTTATTAA
- a CDS encoding integration host factor subunit alpha, with translation MRSIGTLTRADLADTINHQIGLSRADAAQMVESVLNHMTDALERGENVKISGFGTFLLRDKGERVGRNPKTGVEVPITPRRVLTFRASQIMKERIMSSD, from the coding sequence ATGCGATCGATTGGTACTCTGACCAGGGCTGATCTGGCCGACACGATCAATCACCAGATCGGTCTTTCGCGCGCCGATGCCGCCCAGATGGTCGAATCCGTTCTCAACCACATGACCGATGCGCTCGAGCGCGGCGAGAACGTCAAGATCTCCGGTTTCGGCACCTTTCTGCTCCGCGACAAGGGCGAGCGCGTGGGGCGTAATCCCAAAACCGGCGTCGAAGTGCCGATCACCCCTCGCCGTGTTCTCACCTTCCGCGCCAGCCAGATCATGAAGGAAAGGATCATGTCCAGTGACTGA
- a CDS encoding MerR family transcriptional regulator, which produces MTEAVAKADGAMRTIGEVSAELGVKPHILRYWEAQFDVLKPLKRAGGRRYYRAQDVVMLRRIDQLLNHEGFTVRGARQLLAAEAGDKTVASASEPATPAPQPSIDLSALRTIRDRLAAALEAA; this is translated from the coding sequence GTGACTGAAGCCGTGGCCAAGGCCGATGGCGCGATGCGCACCATCGGCGAGGTTTCGGCCGAACTGGGCGTGAAGCCGCATATCCTGCGCTATTGGGAAGCGCAGTTCGATGTTCTCAAACCTTTGAAACGCGCCGGCGGACGGCGATATTACCGCGCGCAGGATGTTGTCATGCTGCGCCGCATCGACCAGCTGCTCAACCATGAGGGGTTCACGGTGCGCGGTGCGCGGCAGCTGCTGGCGGCGGAGGCTGGAGACAAGACCGTGGCCTCGGCCAGCGAACCCGCTACGCCTGCGCCGCAGCCATCGATCGATCTGTCCGCGCTGCGCACCATACGCGACCGGCTTGCCGCCGCGCTGGAAGCCGCCTGA
- a CDS encoding GNAT family N-acetyltransferase — protein sequence MTTATLPETILRRATPQDAPKLALLGATTFLTAFAADHPGQALVDHCAHEHGVKRYADWLANPDYAFWMIETPLGAPLGYAMLCPPEIDITPDPGALELKRIYTLPGWQGAGMGRRLIEAVIAEAKARGAPSLYLCVYTVNVAAQRFYARFGFEKVGQQKFMTGDVPFTDWILRKPLG from the coding sequence GTGACGACTGCGACCCTGCCCGAAACGATCCTGCGCCGCGCCACGCCGCAAGACGCGCCCAAGCTGGCGCTGCTGGGTGCCACAACGTTTCTCACCGCCTTTGCCGCCGATCATCCCGGCCAGGCGTTGGTCGATCACTGTGCGCATGAGCACGGGGTGAAGCGGTATGCCGATTGGCTCGCAAATCCCGATTATGCCTTCTGGATGATCGAAACCCCTCTGGGAGCGCCGCTCGGCTATGCCATGCTGTGCCCGCCCGAGATCGACATCACGCCCGATCCGGGCGCACTCGAACTCAAGCGCATCTACACGCTGCCGGGCTGGCAGGGCGCAGGCATGGGGCGCAGGCTGATCGAGGCGGTGATTGCCGAGGCGAAGGCGCGCGGTGCACCGTCGCTGTATCTGTGCGTCTACACGGTCAACGTGGCCGCGCAGCGTTTCTATGCGCGGTTCGGTTTCGAGAAGGTCGGGCAGCAGAAGTTCATGACCGGCGACGTGCCGTTCACAGACTGGATCCTGCGCAAGCCGCTAGGCTGA
- a CDS encoding SixA phosphatase family protein produces the protein MKKLTLLRHAKSDWLDRSLRDFDRPLNARGLRGARAMGLYAAEKGMVFDAVVASPAVRVTETIDHFETAYGHTLNPDWDRRIYLASSVTLIDVLRGVPDTAGHVLMVGHNPGLEDLVFDLVADDGSSPLRDVVEEKFPTAALAVMDIAIDRWSDLDNRSAKLVEVTRPRDLDPDLGPQDDD, from the coding sequence ATGAAGAAGCTGACCTTGCTGAGGCACGCGAAATCCGACTGGCTGGACCGGTCTTTGCGCGATTTCGACCGCCCGTTGAACGCCCGCGGCCTGCGCGGAGCCCGGGCGATGGGGCTGTACGCCGCGGAGAAGGGCATGGTGTTCGACGCGGTTGTCGCCTCGCCCGCGGTGCGGGTCACCGAGACGATCGATCATTTCGAGACCGCTTATGGCCACACGCTCAACCCCGATTGGGACCGGCGCATCTATCTCGCTTCTTCGGTGACGCTGATCGACGTCTTGCGCGGCGTGCCCGATACCGCCGGCCATGTGCTGATGGTCGGCCACAACCCGGGGCTCGAGGACCTGGTGTTCGATCTGGTCGCAGATGACGGTTCGAGCCCGCTGCGCGATGTGGTCGAGGAGAAGTTCCCGACGGCAGCGCTGGCGGTGATGGATATCGCCATCGATCGCTGGTCCGATCTCGACAACCGCTCGGCAAAGCTGGTGGAAGTCACCCGGCCGCGCGATCTTGATCCCGATCTTGGTCCACAGGACGACGATTGA